The DNA window cacaaccataAAATCATTCCTCAGCAAGTAAGCTCCTTTTGTTTTACCAGTCTAGTTGCATTGGAAGGGGAAATGCTCAAACTTACTTATGGAACCAATTGGGATCTCCTTTGTAATTCCCATCATGCTTTGTGACTGCCAAATTACCCAGAGCCATCAGGGTCCTCTGGACAGCAGCCAGGTCTGAGCCTGAAGACATGCAACAATCTCAAATGAATATACAAGGAGACAGTGACACTCCAACCACTCAGTTCGGCTTCATTTCCTTATTTATACTGCTGTAAATCTGCCAAACACTTAAAACTCTATTGTAATAACACAGATGAGTTCTGCTGGTCGTCTTACTTTCAAAGAGGTCTACAGTCTGGAACATGTCCGTCTTAACAACACCGTAGCTCTCCGCAGCTTTGAGGAACATGGAGATCTGCTCCATCTGCCTGAACGGCATAGTGGAGGTCTTGATGGACCTGATGGGCTTGTTGGCTCCGCACAGGCTGTTGATGAGCTCACACAGCACCTAGAGGCACACACAAGGAGGAGACCCTTTCATTAAAATCAATGCAAAATTACAATTCTAGATATTTACGTTTATTCAATCCCAGCACTCACACATCCATCCTTGAGCCACTTCTGGAAGCCAATCCTGCCTGACTCAGGCTCCCCAACGCCAGGACCACACTGGGAGACGATCCACTTCACCAGTGTCTCCTCCAACTCCTGGTCGTATTTTTTATCAATCTTACTTTGAACCTCACGGGTCAGACCATAGGAAGGGCCGTGGTTTGCCATTCTGATCCTGTTGGAAGGGAAAGTTGTCTCTAGATTAGCAAATAGCTCAGCAAACTTCACTCCTTAATGTCCTTTTAAACGTAGATATTTAATAGATATGTAAACAGTCAGTTTAAAACCCTGCCCAGCTCACATCCACTGACCTGGCTGACTTTCAAGTAGGATTTAAGTCGCTCTCTTCCTGATGCGTGCATGCACTGTGGATGTGCTTCAGTCTGTTTTTTATGAGCTCCTACGACTTTCAATGTTTCAGAATGAACGTTGCAAAGTTTTGGGGCCCTTGCTTCATCCAGGGGCTTTTTTATTCTTCATGCAATCACGATTATTCAGTTTCTGGTGGAGAGGGAGTCATCTCATCTCATTTCTCaccaggaagtaaaaaaaaatatatttccccAAATGTCAAACCACAACCTCAAGCTCTgcagaggtgcatgtgtgtgtcaaccTCTCTATAATACAGGAGGGCACATttaatcaggtttttttttaattgtgctgGTGTGATGTGTACTTTTTCTCAGTCAGTCAGAGTGAAAGTTTCTATTTACATTGCTCAGACCATGCCAGTGTCATTATTCTATATTCTCTGCACATGGAAATTGGAAATGCTAAGTGTCTTGAGGAATTATGACCCCACTGCTGTCTGTAAGTCATTATGGTCGGCCTATCTGACTTATTAATGCACTAAGAGCTTCCTGTTAGCTTCAACAGAGCAGCCCTGCTTCCTGCATCCTGTTTGCTTGCTCAGCTGtcacttccttcctccctccctaaCAAAGGTAGTATATGTGTATACAGGGGTCAAAACAAACTTCTGATCTCACTAtagaaacagcaaaaaaaacaaaactcatcGAGCCTGTTAAATTGTGACAGAGAGCATTAGACGGAACGTGTTAACCACCATGATGCAGTTGCTGCTTTGACAGATTGGAATGAGTTACACAGGCAGTTACACATTTCAGTGACATTTGTTTTGCCTTcatatagatagatagctaGTAAAGGAGTGAGAGGAAATAGGGTGTGACAAAGGGAGAATGACATGCAGTAAATGGTCCGGCCAGCTGGGGGTCAAACTTGTGACCTGCTGCTTAAGGCATATGCACCCATGTGGAATATACACTCAATCTATTCAGCTATCGGCCACCAGTGCCATCTCTGAATGTCTGGCAAAGTAGATAACATATGAAGATGCTTATAGCAGATGgaaaaatcccccccccccttcttacttttcttcatttcctgccAAAGTATATGTGCATAAATGAGAGTTCCTTTTTTTTGCAATGTAAAACAGCTGAACAAATCATGTAGGATTACATGcatctgttaaaaatacagGCCAACTAAAAGATTTAATATAAAGCATATAGTGCATTTGTTCCCTATGGCAAGAAAGGTGCACATATCACATCCCTTGCAAAACAGAGGCTTATCAGTGTTACACAATCTGTGTTGATAGTTTGACAAATCATCACTGTGTCCAACAGCTCCGCACTGGAGCCCTGGCTGCCATAGATCACACTCTGTTCATTGTCTGAGGCTGTGCAGGAGAAGCCTCTTCCTGTCCATTAAGTTGTGCCAGAGCCAGTTTGTGACTGCAAGCCACTGATTGGATGTCACAAGATTAGCTCATGCTGCTGTCACTCTGCCAATCGCAGGACTGATTTTACTGTGAAGTTTGTAATAAAGACTGCAAACACGTGGAAAAGGTTAAACTGTTCAAACAGAGTGCATGTCCAAGTGTTTGACTGAGTAAACTTTGCGCTTTAGAAATCAGTTGGCAGCGGCCGAGCAGTTACTCTTAACATCTTGTAATCATAGAGCCACAGCTTCACGCCTCTGCATTAAAACCAGGATGTTGATAGTGGATGATTGTGCTGCTGAGGTTACTGACTTGATTTCAATATGGAAAATAATTATCCTGAATTTCATGCTGTGGTAGTTGTACAATTACAACCCCACCTCACCTTAAATCACCTGTGTGACCCCTGTAATGTGGTGGTACAACCACTGTAACCTGCTGATAACCAAATGTAACATAAAGGACGTGAATTTACACTTCTGTGTCTCATAGatcaggggtggatccaggggctgggccaggggggcactggccccagctgaaatctgattggccccttaAGTGCCCCTCTCCTCTAAgtagtttttctttgtctttttaaacaaaCTAGTCACTTACAAcactaacaataaatatgtaCATTTTGTTAAGAGTCAACATTTTCTGAAGTTTTTTGAaagtacacaatgtgcttgacAGAGGAAAAATATTCAGAATATATTCCAATTtctgtgtggctttgctcaaggATATAGAGTTAACAGTAAACAAgcaatgacttaaatgtgcatcttCAAGAGTTGTTCATGTTAGACATATACtcggcccctctgtgtaaattgtggcccctgtttcagaaaaatcctagatccgccCCTGTCCAAGTTAACTATGAATGATGTCATTGTTAAAATCAGCTGCAGGACAGATTACACACTTATTACACAATTAATAATTTCCTTCAATTCATGATAATTCTTCAGATAatagtaaataaagaaaaaaggattATACAACTGCTTTATCACTGAAATACCATTTTGAACCTTCTGTAGTCCAGGAGTCTGAGTGCATGTGATCTTTTCCATTAATCTTCTGTTCTCCTTGATGCTGGCACTTTTTAATACTTGGCTGCTTTATAGATAAACCACTTCCCTCTGTGTTAGCACTCTAATCAGCTCCCATGTGCCATTAGAGGGTTAATGTGTCTCACCCAGATGCAACTCCAGCtgttactgttttatttatcattctCATCGCTGGAACCAATTTCTTCTGTATCTTTCTTGCTGTTGCAACATGGCTGCACAAAACTACGTCATTAGGAGctgcttttgtatttttttttttttttacaattattcAGCATCTCCACTCACTGAAATCCAATATGTGCCCATTTAGTTCAACAGGTTTGTTCTGAAACATTTGTGATACAAAGGATAAAGCAGTTATTGAACAGAGTAAAAGATCATGTTCCCCTTTGTCCTGCACAATCTCAACTGCTGCTGTAAATTCAATACTCTCTAGTTTACTTTGTTCCTGAAGATAAGAAGAACAGCACCTCCAGCCTCAGTTTCTGAGTTAACTCACAGTCCAACACACCCGCCTACACATAAAGTTCTACTTTGCTTCATAAATGTGACAACACATATGAAACGCACATGTTCTCCTGCTGTATCCTGAGCTGTCTGGAGCTGATGTTCAGACTATGTATTAAAAGTAGACAATGACATGTTATTACACTGCCCTGGCTCCAAGTTTAGGGGTTTCTGATGTGAAATGTGTCAGGAGCTGAACCTGCGCACGTTCCCTGAAACTGCGAGGCCTCACATTTTGCACATGGGCTCCTCTGAAGAGAACTGAGAGTAAGATAAGGAGGGTTTCACAACGCAAGACTTTACAGACTATATAGTGGGTAATTCAGAGGGCGTCTGAACTACATAGGAATAAGTAAACTTTAACTGGGCGTTCAGCCTCAGGCTCTGTATAATCAAACATTAGTTAATGAAAGTAGACAGCGAGGGTGGGGTGTGATACATCATACTTCTTTTTTCATGCAAGAGTGAACCACAAAGCACTGAAATTTTTTTAACTGTTGGTAGTTCCTCAGTGAGTGAGGCCATGAGTATTACTTACTTTGTGTAGTAGCTTTCAGGTGAGTACAGGTAAGTCTGAGCTGGTGTAGCAGTGCTTCTCCGCTCCTCTTCTTTCTAACGTGTACTGTACAGTAGTGCTAGCGTGAATGCAGCAAACACCCTTGACTGAAATATATGACTTCACCGCATTCAACAGAAAGAGGGagcaagagagagcgagagagatacGCCTTCAGGTCCTCTAATTTCACTCTATGACCCGCCCAtttgctctttctctttttccccaCTCAAATTGTAATTCCTTATTtaggagaaggaaggaaaggaaaaagagagcaTGTGACTGAGAGAGTTTGGTGTGGTCACTGAAAGGAATTCTCCAGATTCTCCCTCTATAGCGCCGCAGTACAAGAGGGGAttaggaagagaggagggagggatgataCAAATCCTCCAGAACAGTGAAGTGTGTGGGAGTTAGAATAATTAAAGAGCAGTACATGCAGGAGATTATTTATTGCCTTAATTCAAATGGGTGATGTTTGAGGCCTTGAAAAAGAATTTGTCTGAAACTGAACTCTGTGGAATGTCAACCCCTCCTCTTTGCTGGGCTTCATGGCAAAACACAataaagaggaaggaggagaacaGGACGTGacacatcacatgtttttttaccCAATGGCACATAATCGGAATGCATGAGAGATAGAAGTGGCTCATGTCCTTGTGCATGGTGTCATTAGGGAAGACACAGCTGTACATCCAGACAGTTTTCATGAGAACCGGCAGAGACACTCACTCCAAAGCATTCCAACCCAGTCGACAGGAGCAAGTCGGGACGAAACATTGACATCAGGCGTGATAACACTGTGAGGACTTTGGTAATGTATGAAGTCATCGACCGAGCCCGTCAGTCATGACAATATAGGTGGTGAGGCATGCTGGGATAGGTTTGCGTCAGCCATGATTTGTGTCACTGCAACACCCACTTGTGAATGTGTCACCAGGGTAACGTCTGAATTAATGATCAAAACCTGAGTATTCTTTGGACTGGGGAGCATTTCCTCTTTCCTGCTCACAAATCCTGTTTGTACATGAACGTTCAGTTAAGCTGCTAATGTCACTTTCACTGTCACTATTTCTTCAATGTACGAGTCTCATCGACTTTTGATTATGTAGATAAtaactgaatgaataaataaaatatgttaaaagtCCCACTCAatcttaaaaacaacaaactaccCTTAAACATCAGATCTGCAGAATCAGTGCCTCCGTGTAAAAAGCAGTTAACAAACTCACATAAATAGTgtaacattttattgatttaagttttcataatttttacatttttatttagttgttttattgttgttctatgggtTTTTCTACGATTTTCTcactttgtactttttttaatttttatcttGTGAATCACCTTGTAAGTCTGGTTATATATGGATATATAGATATACTAGTAAAATTTAAAGCTTCATTAAATTGCTGCTAACACATTAATGCACATGCTCATAAAGACAGTCATTCTTAATGAATATTACATGATAAATATTTCTGCCAGTGATATGTAGTTCAGATTTTGAATCCAAGACTTGGAAttgtcatttatattttatgttcttTGGTGTTAACACTATAATTTAAGTAAAGGCTCTGCACTGGCAATGACCCTGAATACACAGTGGACTGGTTGACATGGTGGGTGAGGAGTTAGAGGGGTGTGACTTGGAGGAACGTTCAATCTCGAGCAGATGACGAACGACTGTGCGTGTACGTGAGAATATGGGAAACAGTTTCCAGCAAACCTGTAAATGGTGAAGATACACACAATTGAAAAATTCCACATGTGGGTGAGCTGTGAGCGAGGGGGGTGGGCACTGAACATTTCTTTTCAGTCTGTGGTGCCAGCTTGCTTTATCACATGTCTAGAAATCTAGGCTTTTCATGCTATCTCTAACATTagtctttctttcttgtgtttaaTCTTAGCATCTCACAAAACGCTGTGTTTGCAGGAAAGTGGGAAATTCAGTGTTGGCAGTGTTTTCATGGCAGATTAATCCCCCTGTGAGTTTGTACAGGCTGTTTCTGCACCACAGCAACATCTGGTGGCTCAGGGGGAGCAGCCTCTCATTGCTTCTTCCTTTCTGATGTAGTATTAACTCCACTGACTTGGTGCAAACAGCTAAAAGCAGCATTATATTCCACACTTAGCAAGAAATGTGTAAcacattattttgtttcatGGGGAGATGTGTTGTCCTCGTCATGAGCACAGATTTAACtggtttaattttattttcatgtagaTGGACTCGCTGCTGGGTGCTCATGACCCTGCTGGCAGCTGCTAATTGGAAAAAGAGCTGCTCAGTGGACACAAAACTGTTTTGTCATCATCAGCATTTAGCATCTGAAGCAGTTCCACAGAAAAGAAACCTAAtagatggagaagaagaactGAGCACCAAGGgaggatgtttgttgttttcaaccTCAGATTGAATAATTCAACGCTAAACCTATTTTGggtcaaaaaacaaacaaaaaaacaaaaaaggtccTGATGTTCTACAAAATCTGTCTTCACGCATGGTTTCTGACTCTGAGAATTATAAATAATTCAAGTAAAGTggtcagaaaataaacagataaataaatagagttGAGCTCTATGAGGAGGGTCCGTcggtgaagcactttggttcAGACTGAAATAGCTCACCATTAAGATGTGCTAATCAGAAAATGCTATCACGCTAACAAGCCAAAACAATGAACATGGATAACGTTATGCTTGACTGTATGTTAGCCTTTAGTTCATGTGCCTGCAGATCCGCTGCTGTGaagacagatttaaagattggaCACTTCTAGTTGATACCGTTTTAGAAAATCAGAAGGATAAATCATGGACAATTGTGATTTGTGCAGCAACATACTTtaaattcttttatttttattctttattaatCAACTGAAAAAAATTAATCGAACAACAGTGTGACTTCAATACTTCCAGACACGAAAGATGAAAGGATAAAACTGTGAAGTCTGAAAAGCTACAACATCAGAAAATCCAGAGCAATCTAAATCACACAATATAAGTCAGTCACTGCTGTGATCTtaatttcagtttgaaaactaaaACCCTGGGACACAATTTCctcatagtttttatttttaaactcaaTTTTAGCCGATTTAAGATAGAAATGTACTCACAGTTGTTTAAGTTTAACCTCGGCAACATCTAATCATTAACACTTCATGTTACATGTACATGTAACATCATgttaatagtgtgtgtgttttctaaacgtgcatgttttaatttgtagttGAATCTCTGCGTGTGTTTATCaacacaataaaagtaattaagTAAAATTTTTTGGAAGCAATCCAAGGATGCTGCTTAATCCTTTACCCATTGAAAATATGTTGACTTCAATTATTATGTTCAGCAGAGGACTGAGCTCCTGATTATATTTCTTTAATGGCGTCTGTGGCCAAATAGCAGCTTAAAACTGAATGCTAATGAGATTGAGTAGGAGGTTCGCAAAACTATGTCCCTGCAGAGTAGTCAATTGaaagtatattattattattattaatattaccAAAGTTTCCTTTTACCTGTTTTGAGAACATTgcatatataaaatgtcatccTGCACTTATTGAGGttcactgaaaaagaaaattgttggaCCAATctaacaaaaatattaaattggTAACACGCAAATTAATTAAGTTTGTTCAACTCAAGTTATGCTAATCAGTTAATATTTGTGTTACCaattgaaatacttttttcagTTGGTAATACATTTTACAGCAAATGGAAAAACCTACTATAAGGacaaatgataaagaaaactGTCTGGATCTCACAGCTACCTGcacaatgttttattaataaacGTACAACACTTTGATCACCTCCTTATCTAGACATGTCATGCACACATCCACAGATCAGCAGCCGTGAGCTGTGGGAGGTGTGATGATGAGATATGGGAATGAATAAAGAAGTCTGGATTAAACTGTGGGTGATCCGGCAGTCCTCTGACCCTTTAGGACAAAATACCAGTGTGACACCGCAGGAAACATCTATTTACACTCCTCATTTATTCACAACAGATTTTCCACTTACCCTCTGTGGATTCAATCTTTACCAGGTGGCaactatatatatttacactggTGTTCTCATATAAGACAAATACAACCAGCTCAATCCAGCTGTTTGAGTGTTGAGATGAATAACACCTGTACAGTATCTGGAGAAGAAACAATTTAGATAAACTTGATAATCTGATAATCACCATCATGCAGGGTTCGTTGTCGCTAATGCAAACTGTAGTGTGTAGTTTTGTCCTCTTGAAGGCGCTGTGTTTCAGTAGGATGCTTTGGCCCCTAAACACACCATTCACTTTGCTGACACTCAGCTTCCAAACTCTGACCCCTGAATGTCCATATAAATCCTGCTCTGCACCTTCCCCCCTCTAATAATGCTGTGAGACAGCAGCCGGCTGGTGCAGAGAAAAAGAGCTCTGCCCTGCGATGGATATGCTGAAGGTGGAGATGTTGTGTGTCAGTCACTCATAACAGCAATTGGCTATAATTACTTGGTTATAACCATGTTCAAATCACATTATACACCCTCTTCCTTAGAAACATGAGCATGCCTATGATTTATCTAAATACATTCAGAACCTGCAGTGGGAACAGCTGCATTCTGCTATTCTACTACCAGATACTACTGCTTGAACTCATTGCACACAGCTGATGAATTCCAACTACAAGCTATCTGGTGCAATTACAAAATAAGATTAGACTTCCAATTCATGTGACCTCTGTTTATTGATCCAGGAGGCAGAGGTACATGCAGGGGTGGTACATGGTGACCACTGTGCAGAAACGATCCTCTGTGCACTCAGGTCATTATTTCTGCACAGGAGCTGAGTCCAGCTGACCCTCATATCATCAGGCACAATTAAATGTTGGGTATATAGAGCATTATGTGCATCGCTGCTGCCCTCATCCACCTCTGAATCAGGTTTGCTCGGTCCTATTTTCTAAAGCAGCTTGGTACAGGCATATACTGAAAACTAGATGGACATTTAAAAAGAGTACATGcatctgccaaggccaaacagtccccttatgaaaccaaatttaaattcactaaatctgCATATTTATTTGGATATGCACCAAGTTACACACTTATAGAtctcagtcccctaaacatgcctgctTTTTGTTCCAAGTTCCTGCTTCAAGTTCCACAAATTAGcctttcatttatttaaggAAACAAGAAAATGGTATTATCTCACAATGTATTTTAAGTGTTGTGATGTTCGAGTTATGGTTGGTTGAAGTCTAATGCTGCATTTCATCGCAAGTCGGAAGTCGATAATTCCCTGGCGTTTTTTCCGACTTCCGATCTAATTGCATTCCAGTGCATCTGCTTTGGAAAACATGGATACCCGCAAGAAACTCATGTTTGTTTGGCTAGCCTCTGAACATCAGTGAGGACTGAGGACCTACAGGAGCTGCCACCTTTTTGGTGATTTTTACAGAAGGCTACTTGCAGATTTATTGATGTAGGTAGCTAACAGAGATGAGAGGATTAGGCTAGACTACATGCTCGCAAACACTTCTTTCAAACAGAAATCAACtgaatggaaatgaaaat is part of the Paralichthys olivaceus isolate ysfri-2021 chromosome 15, ASM2471397v2, whole genome shotgun sequence genome and encodes:
- the LOC109628814 gene encoding transgelin-like, coding for MANHGPSYGLTREVQSKIDKKYDQELEETLVKWIVSQCGPGVGEPESGRIGFQKWLKDGCVLCELINSLCGANKPIRSIKTSTMPFRQMEQISMFLKAAESYGVVKTDMFQTVDLFESSDLAAVQRTLMALGNLAVTKHDGNYKGDPNWFHKKSQGNRRDFSEEQLSEGKNVIGLQMGTNKGASQAGMTGYGRPRQIINNNP